One Pandoraea oxalativorans genomic window, AAGCACTCGATGTGTACCGCATGCAGGACGTAGATCTTGCGTCGCGCGTGCGCCATGCACGCCGCTTCGCGGATGCTGTCGTTTTCATAAAGTGAATCACCCCGGATTTTCCGGAGGCTGTTTTGCTTGAGTCACGCCGCGATGGCGAGGTAATCCGCCCGCGTGTTGATGTGCACCGAGAATTGACCCTTGGGGATGCGGCTATTTTCTTGGACTGTTTTACGTCGTTAACCCGAGGCTTTCACGGTACTCGATGGGGCTGAGATAGCCAAGGGAGCCCTTGATCCGCTTTTCGTTGTACCAGCGAATGTAGGCGTTCAGTGCCTCTACGAATTGCACGATGGTCGTCGAACGCCAGTCCCCTGGATAGAACATTTCGGTCTTCAGCCTTCCGAAGAATCCCTCACAGGCCGCATTGTCTGGTGAGCAGGCTTTACGCGACATGGATCGGATCAGATTAGCCTTTGCAACTCGCGATAGCCAGCCAGGCCAACGGTAGTGGCCACCCCGATCGGAATGTACGATCGGCTTCTCATCGTCCTCGGTCACGGTCTCGATAGCCGCATCTAACATGGTATTCACGAGCTCGGCGTCGGGGCTTGTGCCAATCGACCAACTGACTACCATGCCATCGAAGCAGTCGATCATCGGCGATAGATATACCTTCCCGGCCGGGATCTGGAACTCGGAGATATCCGTCAGCCACTTTTCGTTGGGGGCGGTAGCGTGGAAATCGCGATTGATGATGTTATCTGGGGCAGGGCTAATTTCCCCGACATAAGAACGATATCGGCGCCGCTTGGGCCTCGCCGCGTAGAGGCCGCCTTGTTTCATGAGGCGACGCACGACTTTCTCCGATAGAAACACGCGTTGTCTGCTGAGCGCTGCCTGCACCCGACGATAGCCGTAGGATCGGTGATTGTCCTCGAAGATTTCCGCAACGGTACGACGAACTTCGGCATATTTGTCGGCAACCCGCATGGGCGACCGATG contains:
- a CDS encoding IS3 family transposase, which translates into the protein MYSYQERVRAVELYLKLGKRSKATIRQLGYPTKNSLKAWCNEFEKIGDLQRGYVRVKPKYSEEQKNVALEHYVNHGRCFAFTLRTLGYPCRQILTEWVRERYPETRKCVVGKAGRPTASLVSKQAAVYELCTREGSAEAVARKLDVDRVTLYNWKNQLLGREAPASMKRDKGSPAETDRDELERQVEALQRKIRNLQLEQDLLKKANELLKKDLGVDLQLLSNREKTTLVDALREQYVLAELLEQLDLARSSYFYHRSPMRVADKYAEVRRTVAEIFEDNHRSYGYRRVQAALSRQRVFLSEKVVRRLMKQGGLYAARPKRRRYRSYVGEISPAPDNIINRDFHATAPNEKWLTDISEFQIPAGKVYLSPMIDCFDGMVVSWSIGTSPDAELVNTMLDAAIETVTEDDEKPIVHSDRGGHYRWPGWLSRVAKANLIRSMSRKACSPDNAACEGFFGRLKTEMFYPGDWRSTTIVQFVEALNAYIRWYNEKRIKGSLGYLSPIEYRESLGLTT